A single window of Mycolicibacterium aurum DNA harbors:
- a CDS encoding ABC transporter ATP-binding protein produces the protein MTTPENAPEEFDNVAEIASVHREIRVGEGEALLQTTDLTVKFGGLTALDAVTFNINRGEILGLIGPNGAGKTTCFNAITGVYRPTSGTVTFDGSPIGRIKRHQITRLGIARTFQNIRLFGEMTALENVMVGTDARHLTSVPGALVRSSRHRREERSAIERSAALLHFVGIAHRGEEKAKNLPYGDQRRLEIARALATEPKLLCLDEPAAGFNPSEKSALIELIQKIRDDGYTVLLIEHDMRLVMGVTDRIVVLEFGRKIADGLPAEIREDPKVIAAYLGVPDDDIS, from the coding sequence ATGACCACCCCCGAGAACGCTCCCGAGGAGTTCGACAACGTCGCCGAGATCGCGAGTGTGCACCGCGAGATCCGGGTCGGTGAAGGTGAGGCGCTGCTGCAGACCACGGACCTGACCGTCAAGTTCGGCGGACTGACGGCCCTGGACGCGGTGACGTTCAACATCAACCGCGGGGAGATCCTCGGACTGATCGGCCCCAACGGGGCGGGTAAGACCACCTGCTTCAACGCCATCACCGGCGTCTACCGGCCGACGTCGGGCACGGTGACGTTCGACGGTTCGCCAATCGGACGGATCAAGCGGCACCAGATCACCCGCCTCGGAATCGCCCGCACGTTCCAGAACATCCGGCTGTTCGGTGAGATGACGGCCCTGGAGAACGTCATGGTCGGCACTGACGCCCGGCATCTCACATCGGTGCCGGGTGCTCTCGTACGCTCGTCCCGGCACCGGCGCGAGGAGCGTTCGGCGATCGAAAGATCGGCGGCACTACTGCATTTCGTCGGGATCGCCCATCGCGGCGAGGAGAAGGCCAAGAACCTTCCCTACGGCGACCAGCGCCGGTTGGAGATCGCCCGGGCGTTGGCCACCGAGCCGAAGCTGCTCTGTCTGGACGAGCCGGCCGCAGGATTCAACCCGAGCGAGAAGTCGGCGCTCATCGAGCTGATCCAGAAAATCCGCGACGACGGCTACACGGTGCTGCTGATCGAACATGACATGCGCCTGGTGATGGGGGTGACCGACCGCATCGTGGTGCTGGAGTTCGGCCGCAAGATCGCCGACGGTCTGCCTGCCGAGATTCGCGAGGACCCGAAGGTCATCGCCGCCTACCTGGGGGTTCCCGACGATGACATCAGCTGA
- a CDS encoding ABC transporter ATP-binding protein: protein MTSAETTPDSRPVLLEVRDVVVHYGRIKALHSVSLTVHEGELVTLLGSNGAGKTTMMRAISGLLPLSAGSVWFDGQDISRVKAHKRVTEGLIQAPEGRGVFPGMTIIENLEMGCYGRKFASKAEHAEKLDWVLETFPRLAERRSQVGGTLSGGEQQMLAIGRALMARPKVLLLDEPSMGLAPMVISQIFKIIAEINASGTTVLLVEQNAQQALSRSDRAYILETGEVTRTGNARELLADDSIRAAYLGVA from the coding sequence ATGACATCAGCTGAGACCACTCCGGATTCGCGTCCGGTCCTGTTGGAGGTGCGCGACGTCGTCGTGCACTACGGCCGCATCAAGGCGTTGCACTCGGTGTCGCTGACGGTGCACGAGGGCGAGCTCGTCACGCTGCTCGGCTCCAACGGTGCCGGCAAGACCACGATGATGCGGGCGATCTCCGGTCTGTTGCCGCTGTCGGCGGGCTCGGTGTGGTTCGACGGCCAGGACATCAGCCGCGTCAAAGCGCATAAGCGGGTCACTGAAGGGCTGATCCAGGCGCCGGAGGGACGCGGCGTGTTCCCCGGCATGACCATCATCGAGAATCTCGAGATGGGCTGCTATGGAAGAAAGTTCGCATCCAAAGCGGAGCACGCCGAGAAGCTCGACTGGGTGCTGGAGACGTTTCCGCGGCTCGCTGAACGGCGAAGCCAGGTGGGTGGCACGCTCTCCGGTGGTGAGCAGCAGATGCTGGCGATCGGACGTGCGCTGATGGCGCGTCCCAAAGTGCTGCTGCTTGACGAGCCTTCGATGGGTCTGGCCCCGATGGTGATCTCACAGATCTTCAAGATCATCGCCGAGATCAACGCGTCCGGCACCACGGTACTGCTGGTCGAGCAGAACGCCCAGCAGGCGCTGAGCCGGTCCGACCGGGCCTACATCCTGGAGACCGGAGAGGTCACCCGAACGGGCAATGCCCGAGAGTTGCTGGCGGACGACAGTATTCGTGCGGCCTACCTCGGCGTGGCCTGA
- a CDS encoding DUF167 domain-containing protein, with protein sequence MADIISVRVKPGSRKGPLVETSADGELTIYVREPAVDGKANAAVIRLLAEHLGVPRSRIELAAGASSRLKRFRVT encoded by the coding sequence GTGGCTGACATCATTTCGGTGCGGGTGAAACCCGGCAGCAGGAAAGGTCCGCTGGTGGAGACCTCAGCGGACGGCGAGCTGACGATCTACGTGCGCGAGCCCGCCGTCGACGGCAAGGCCAATGCGGCGGTCATCCGGCTGCTGGCCGAGCACCTCGGCGTTCCCCGCAGCCGCATCGAGTTGGCGGCCGGAGCCTCATCTCGTCTCAAGCGCTTCCGCGTCACCTGA
- a CDS encoding SDR family NAD(P)-dependent oxidoreductase: MLITGGGSGIGQACVLRILAEGGRVAAADISTEGLADTVAKAGADGDRLSTVAVDISDEQSVAVGVAEVVSALGGLDTLVNAAGILRSAHLAETTLADFEQVIRINLTGTFLVTRESLAALREGRGPAVVNFSSTSAHFAHPYMAAYAASKGGVLAMTHSWAMEFAKAGIRFNCVQPGSISSGMTDGTGSSRQSIGPGLPEDSDFTLFGKVQPMLPLDGGAIFAPPDAVAGVVAMLGSDDAYFITGTEVRIDGGSHM, encoded by the coding sequence GTGCTCATCACCGGCGGTGGATCAGGCATCGGGCAGGCCTGCGTACTGCGGATCCTTGCCGAAGGCGGGCGGGTCGCGGCCGCGGACATCAGTACCGAAGGGCTCGCCGACACGGTGGCGAAGGCCGGCGCCGACGGTGATCGCCTGAGCACTGTTGCCGTGGACATCAGCGACGAGCAGTCGGTGGCCGTCGGGGTGGCCGAGGTGGTCAGCGCGTTGGGCGGTCTGGACACGCTCGTCAACGCTGCCGGCATTCTGCGGTCAGCTCACCTCGCCGAGACGACACTCGCCGACTTCGAGCAGGTCATCCGCATCAACCTGACCGGGACGTTCCTCGTCACCCGGGAATCCCTGGCTGCACTTCGCGAAGGTCGCGGCCCGGCAGTGGTCAATTTCAGCTCCACCTCCGCTCACTTCGCCCATCCCTATATGGCCGCCTACGCGGCATCGAAGGGCGGCGTGCTCGCGATGACCCACTCGTGGGCCATGGAGTTCGCCAAGGCCGGAATCCGCTTCAATTGCGTTCAGCCCGGTTCCATCTCGTCCGGTATGACCGACGGCACCGGATCGTCGCGCCAGAGCATCGGGCCCGGCCTGCCCGAAGACTCGGACTTCACACTGTTCGGCAAAGTCCAGCCGATGCTGCCGCTCGACGGCGGCGCGATCTTCGCCCCGCCCGACGCGGTCGCCGGCGTCGTGGCGATGCTCGGCAGTGACGACGCGTACTTCATCACAGGCACCGAAGTCCGGATCGACGGCGGCTCCCACATGTAG
- a CDS encoding MlaE family ABC transporter permease: MARKAADRWSSGLPVLGSGIVGPMQGVGGLLSMSADAVKFLFRRPFQGKEFLEQSWFVARVSLMPTLLVAIPFTVLVSFTLNILLRELGAADLSGAGAAFGAVTQVGPMVTVLIVAGAGATAMCADLGSRTIREEIDALEVLGINPVQRLVTPRMLASGLVALLLNSLVVIIGILGGYFFSIFIQGVNPGAFAAGITLLTGVPEVIISCVKAALFGLIAGLVACYRGLSISSGGAKAVGNAVNETVVYAFMALFVVNVVVTAIGIRMTSG, translated from the coding sequence ATGGCGAGGAAGGCCGCGGACCGCTGGTCGTCGGGACTACCCGTACTCGGGTCGGGCATCGTCGGGCCGATGCAGGGCGTCGGCGGACTGCTGTCCATGTCGGCCGACGCCGTGAAGTTCCTCTTCCGCCGGCCCTTCCAGGGCAAGGAGTTCCTCGAGCAGTCCTGGTTCGTCGCCAGGGTCTCGTTGATGCCGACGCTGCTGGTGGCCATCCCTTTCACCGTGCTGGTGAGTTTCACCTTGAACATCCTGCTCCGCGAACTCGGCGCGGCCGACTTGTCCGGCGCGGGCGCAGCCTTCGGTGCGGTCACCCAGGTCGGCCCCATGGTGACGGTGCTCATCGTGGCGGGAGCCGGTGCGACCGCCATGTGCGCCGACCTCGGTTCACGCACCATTCGGGAAGAGATCGACGCACTGGAAGTGTTGGGAATCAACCCGGTACAGCGGTTGGTCACCCCGCGCATGCTGGCCTCCGGCCTGGTGGCGCTGCTGCTGAACAGCCTCGTCGTGATCATCGGCATCCTGGGCGGCTACTTCTTCTCGATCTTCATCCAGGGCGTGAACCCCGGTGCGTTCGCGGCCGGAATCACGTTGTTGACCGGCGTACCCGAGGTCATCATCTCCTGCGTCAAGGCGGCTCTGTTCGGTCTGATCGCCGGTCTGGTCGCCTGCTATCGGGGCTTGAGTATCAGCAGCGGTGGCGCCAAGGCAGTGGGCAACGCGGTCAACGAGACGGTGGTGTACGCATTCATGGCGCTGTTCGTCGTCAACGTCGTCGTGACCGCCATCGGCATCCGAATGACGTCCGGTTAG
- a CDS encoding MlaE family ABC transporter permease, which produces MAAIRTLHPRLAQQLGRPVGTLSRIGDHTAFYGRALAGVPHAAVHYRKEIIRLVAEISMGAGTLAMIGGTIVIVGFLTLAAGGTLAVQGYSSLGDIGIEALTGFLAAFINVRISAPVVAGIGLAATFGAGVTAQLGAMRINEEIDALETMGIRPVEYLVSTRIVAGMIAIAPLYSIAVMLSFAASKLTTVVLFGQSAGLYDHYFNTFLNPEDLLWSFLQAILMAMAVLLVHTYFGYFASGGPSGVGVAVGNAVRTSLIVVISVTLLVSLSVYGANGNFNLSG; this is translated from the coding sequence ATGGCAGCGATACGCACCCTTCATCCACGGCTTGCTCAGCAGCTGGGTAGGCCGGTCGGCACTCTGAGCCGGATCGGCGATCACACCGCGTTCTACGGTCGGGCGCTGGCGGGCGTGCCACACGCGGCGGTGCATTACCGAAAGGAGATCATCCGCCTGGTCGCCGAAATCAGTATGGGCGCAGGAACCTTGGCGATGATCGGCGGCACCATCGTCATCGTCGGCTTCTTGACCCTGGCCGCCGGCGGCACGCTTGCGGTACAGGGATACAGCTCACTCGGCGACATCGGCATCGAAGCGCTGACCGGCTTTCTCGCTGCCTTCATCAACGTCCGGATATCGGCGCCCGTGGTCGCCGGAATCGGTCTGGCGGCGACGTTCGGCGCGGGCGTCACCGCTCAGTTGGGCGCCATGAGGATCAACGAGGAGATCGACGCCCTCGAGACGATGGGTATCCGCCCCGTCGAATATCTGGTCAGCACGCGCATCGTCGCGGGCATGATCGCCATCGCCCCGCTCTACTCGATCGCGGTCATGCTCTCCTTCGCCGCGAGCAAACTGACGACGGTGGTGCTCTTCGGGCAGTCGGCAGGGTTGTACGACCACTACTTCAACACCTTTCTGAACCCTGAGGATCTGCTCTGGTCCTTTCTGCAGGCGATCCTGATGGCCATGGCGGTTCTGTTGGTGCACACCTATTTCGGCTACTTCGCCAGCGGTGGGCCATCGGGTGTGGGTGTGGCGGTCGGTAATGCGGTCCGGACCTCGTTGATCGTCGTGATCTCGGTGACCCTTCTGGTGTCACTGTCTGTCTACGGCGCCAACGGCAACTTCAACTTGTCGGGTTAG
- a CDS encoding MCE family protein yields MATQSNLRRPLTGLATVLAVVAVIALAVGLFRGSFTRTVPVTVLSQRAGLVMNPDAKVKLHGAQVGSVQSIETLPDGRAAIHLAMDPTHLDIIPSNVSVDIASSTVFGSKFVELVPPPEPSIQSLQAGQVLDADHVTVEINTVFEQLSTVLAKIEPAKLNETLGALATAFSGRGDQIGQLMADFDGFLATIEPSLPVMEHELSIAPQVINAYADVAPDLVGTLASTTQISRTLVEEQDNLDTLLVSVIGLADTGNEVIGGNRQAITTVMDLLVPTTDLTNRYHEALNCALGGAVQLAKAPGTPVPGGLLLQTVVLGQERYRYPQNLPKVAAKGGPQCTDLPKVPFQKHPPFVVGDVNANPAQYGNQGIVLNSDALKQLLFGPIDGPPRNGAQIGQPG; encoded by the coding sequence ATGGCAACGCAATCGAACCTTCGGCGACCACTGACAGGTCTGGCCACCGTGCTGGCCGTGGTGGCGGTGATCGCGCTCGCCGTCGGCCTGTTCCGGGGCAGCTTCACCAGGACGGTCCCGGTGACCGTTCTGTCACAGCGCGCAGGCCTGGTGATGAATCCCGACGCCAAGGTGAAATTGCATGGCGCGCAGGTGGGTTCAGTGCAATCGATCGAGACGCTTCCGGACGGCCGGGCAGCCATCCACCTGGCGATGGACCCCACCCACCTGGACATCATCCCGTCCAACGTCTCCGTGGACATCGCCTCGTCGACGGTGTTCGGTTCCAAGTTCGTCGAGCTCGTCCCGCCGCCAGAACCGTCCATTCAGTCATTGCAGGCCGGCCAGGTACTCGACGCGGACCACGTGACCGTCGAGATCAACACCGTCTTCGAGCAGTTGTCCACGGTCCTTGCCAAGATCGAGCCGGCCAAACTGAACGAGACACTCGGCGCGCTGGCGACGGCCTTCAGCGGCCGAGGCGACCAGATCGGACAGCTGATGGCTGACTTCGACGGGTTCCTCGCGACGATCGAACCGAGCCTGCCCGTCATGGAGCACGAGCTGTCGATCGCACCGCAGGTCATCAACGCCTACGCCGATGTCGCCCCCGACCTGGTCGGCACCCTAGCCTCGACCACCCAGATCAGTCGGACCCTCGTCGAGGAGCAGGACAATTTGGACACCCTGCTGGTCAGCGTCATCGGCCTGGCCGACACCGGAAACGAGGTGATCGGAGGTAACCGGCAAGCGATCACGACCGTGATGGACCTGCTCGTGCCGACGACAGATCTGACGAATCGGTATCACGAGGCGCTCAACTGTGCTCTGGGCGGCGCGGTCCAGCTGGCCAAGGCACCCGGTACCCCGGTGCCCGGCGGACTGCTGCTCCAGACAGTCGTGCTGGGTCAGGAACGCTACCGGTATCCGCAGAACCTACCCAAGGTGGCCGCCAAGGGCGGGCCGCAGTGCACCGACCTGCCGAAGGTTCCGTTCCAGAAGCACCCGCCGTTCGTCGTCGGAGATGTCAACGCCAACCCTGCGCAATACGGAAACCAGGGGATCGTGCTCAACTCCGATGCGCTCAAGCAGTTGCTGTTCGGGCCGATCGACGGCCCGCCGCGCAACGGCGCGCAGATCGGACAACCGGGATGA
- a CDS encoding MCE family protein: MTTVGKAAVKFAIFGVIMVLLTAGLFMIFGQYRTSSTNRYSAVFTDSSSLRTGDSVRVAGIRIGTVRGVALQDDNSVVVDFDADDNIRLTESTRVAARYLNLVGDRYLELLDAPGPARIQQPGSRIGPERTEPALNLDLLLGGLKPVIQGLNPDDVNALTSSLIQILQGQGGNLESLFARTSSFTNALADNGQTVEQLIGTLNDTIGTVAKDGDKFSDAVDQLEQLSTGLAQDRDPIGEAVTALDNGTASLASLLTEARPPLAGTVDQLTRMAPLLANETDLARLDLVLQKTPQNYRKLVRLGSYGSWLNLYLCGISIRVSDLQGRTAHFPWVIQNTGRCAEP; this comes from the coding sequence ATGACAACCGTCGGAAAGGCTGCCGTCAAGTTCGCGATCTTCGGTGTGATCATGGTCCTGCTGACCGCCGGCCTCTTCATGATCTTCGGGCAGTACAGGACGAGTTCGACAAACCGGTACTCGGCGGTGTTCACCGACTCGTCGAGTCTGCGGACCGGAGATTCGGTGCGAGTGGCCGGCATTCGCATCGGCACGGTACGAGGCGTCGCATTGCAGGACGACAACAGCGTCGTCGTGGACTTCGACGCCGACGACAACATCAGGCTCACCGAGAGCACCCGGGTGGCGGCACGCTACCTCAACCTGGTGGGCGACCGCTACCTCGAACTCCTCGACGCCCCCGGTCCGGCGAGAATCCAGCAGCCCGGTTCCCGCATCGGCCCCGAACGGACCGAGCCGGCACTCAACCTCGACCTCCTCCTCGGCGGCCTGAAACCGGTCATCCAAGGGCTCAACCCCGATGACGTCAACGCACTCACCAGTTCGCTGATCCAGATCCTGCAAGGCCAGGGCGGGAACCTCGAATCCCTGTTCGCCAGAACGTCGTCGTTCACCAACGCATTGGCCGACAACGGCCAGACTGTCGAGCAACTGATCGGCACACTCAACGACACCATCGGCACCGTTGCCAAGGACGGCGACAAATTCTCCGATGCCGTCGACCAGCTTGAGCAGCTGAGCACTGGATTGGCGCAGGACCGCGACCCGATCGGGGAGGCGGTCACCGCGCTGGACAACGGAACGGCCTCGCTGGCGAGCCTGCTCACCGAGGCCCGGCCGCCCCTGGCAGGCACCGTCGACCAGCTCACCAGGATGGCGCCGCTGCTGGCGAACGAAACGGACTTGGCCCGACTGGATCTCGTCCTGCAGAAGACGCCGCAGAACTATCGCAAACTGGTCCGGCTCGGCTCCTACGGGAGCTGGCTCAATCTCTACCTCTGCGGAATCTCGATTCGGGTTTCGGACCTGCAGGGCCGAACCGCCCACTTCCCGTGGGTCATCCAGAACACCGGAAGGTGCGCCGAGCCCTGA
- a CDS encoding MCE family protein, with amino-acid sequence MQKYRGSSLVRAGFIGVVLIALVIIVGLQPQQLWSMATSVRYQAVFAEAGGLASGNAVKVSGVTVGSVSEVALERGTALVTFSVDSAVRIGDDTSASIGIATVLGERVLVLKPAGNQSLGAAGVIPLNRTGSPYSLTDAVGEFTSNTAGTDTEAINQSLDTLSDTIDRIAPQLAPTFDGVTRLSRSLNSRNETLSSLLKSASDVTGVLSERSAQVNSLILNANDLLAVLHERRYAIVNLLASTTAVAQQLSGMVADNEQELAPTLDKLNTVAEMLERNRDNISSSLKGLAKYQVTQGEAVNNGFYYNGFASNLLPGPAIQPFLDYALGFRRGVDAGQPPDNAGPRAEFPFPYNGIPGGSR; translated from the coding sequence ATGCAGAAATATCGTGGATCCTCACTTGTTCGTGCCGGCTTCATCGGCGTCGTGCTCATCGCACTGGTCATCATCGTCGGTCTACAGCCCCAGCAGCTGTGGTCGATGGCGACCTCGGTGCGCTACCAGGCGGTATTCGCCGAAGCCGGCGGGCTGGCATCCGGCAACGCCGTCAAAGTGTCTGGTGTCACCGTCGGTTCGGTATCCGAGGTAGCACTCGAGCGGGGCACTGCGCTGGTGACCTTTTCGGTCGACAGCGCGGTCCGGATCGGTGACGACACATCCGCGAGCATCGGCATCGCCACCGTGCTGGGCGAACGCGTCCTGGTCCTCAAGCCCGCGGGCAACCAGAGTCTCGGCGCCGCCGGAGTGATACCGCTGAATAGGACCGGATCGCCATACTCGTTGACCGACGCCGTCGGGGAGTTCACGTCGAACACCGCCGGCACCGACACCGAGGCCATCAATCAGTCACTCGACACCCTGTCGGACACCATCGACAGGATCGCGCCGCAGCTCGCGCCCACGTTCGACGGTGTCACGCGGCTGTCCCGGTCACTCAACAGCCGCAACGAAACGCTCAGCAGCCTGTTGAAGTCGGCCTCGGATGTCACCGGCGTACTTTCCGAACGCAGCGCGCAGGTCAATTCGCTGATCCTCAATGCCAACGACCTGCTGGCCGTGCTTCATGAACGCCGCTACGCGATCGTCAACCTGCTCGCGAGCACGACGGCAGTGGCTCAGCAGCTGTCCGGCATGGTTGCCGACAACGAACAGGAACTGGCGCCCACCCTGGACAAGCTGAACACGGTGGCCGAGATGCTCGAACGCAACCGCGACAACATCTCGAGCTCGCTGAAAGGCCTGGCCAAGTATCAGGTCACCCAGGGCGAGGCCGTCAACAACGGGTTTTACTACAACGGCTTTGCCTCGAACCTACTTCCAGGTCCGGCAATTCAGCCGTTCCTCGATTATGCGCTCGGATTCCGCAGAGGTGTCGACGCCGGTCAGCCGCCCGACAACGCCGGGCCGCGCGCCGAGTTCCCGTTCCCGTACAACGGCATTCCCGGAGGATCGCGATGA
- a CDS encoding MCE family protein encodes MTRNSIRRVNARPLLLAALAALILAGAGFLVYKHFLSPKTVIAYFRSATAIYAGDDVRVAGVQVGTIAAIEPQGTRTKLTLEVDRSVPIPVDAEAIIVAPNLVSARYVQLTPAWGATPETSGPTLADGAEIGEDRTAVPVEWDEIKEQLTRLATELGPNAGVSETSIGRFIDTTADAMAGNGDKLRETITQLSGVGRILGDGSGDIVATISNLQVFVSALRNSNVQVVQFQDRLADVTSVVNGSRSELDSAITTLSEAVGEVQRFIEGSRTQTAEQVQRLANVTQVLADDSMVVKNILHAAPNALVNGYNIYNPDSGGPRGSFALNNFSNPVTLICSSIAAVENVTAEESGKACAQYLGPALRLMNFNYLPLPFNAYLSPAPQNVIYSEPGLAPGGGGTPPAAPETPPAVSAYTGIGDQPPPPGWSDPAHPPGAYAPHGLPANPQPALYPGAPIPPGVPAPAQPAPSTIGEMLLPAEAAPVAPAPEGAP; translated from the coding sequence ATGACCCGCAACAGCATTCGGCGCGTGAACGCCAGACCGCTGCTGCTGGCAGCGTTGGCGGCACTGATCCTCGCGGGTGCTGGCTTCCTCGTCTATAAGCACTTCCTCAGCCCCAAGACCGTCATCGCCTACTTCCGGTCGGCCACCGCGATCTACGCAGGAGACGACGTCCGGGTCGCCGGCGTCCAGGTGGGCACCATCGCGGCCATCGAGCCGCAGGGGACACGCACCAAGCTGACGCTGGAAGTCGACCGCAGCGTGCCGATACCCGTGGATGCCGAGGCCATCATCGTGGCGCCCAACCTGGTATCCGCGCGGTACGTGCAGCTGACCCCTGCGTGGGGCGCGACCCCGGAGACGAGTGGGCCGACGCTGGCCGACGGCGCCGAGATCGGCGAGGACCGCACCGCGGTGCCGGTGGAGTGGGACGAGATCAAAGAGCAGCTCACCCGCCTGGCCACCGAACTCGGACCCAACGCCGGGGTGTCCGAGACGTCTATCGGCCGGTTCATCGACACCACCGCCGATGCCATGGCGGGCAATGGAGACAAGCTGCGGGAAACCATCACCCAACTGTCCGGAGTGGGAAGGATTCTGGGCGACGGCAGCGGCGACATCGTCGCGACCATCAGCAACCTGCAGGTCTTCGTCAGCGCGCTGCGCAACAGCAATGTCCAGGTAGTGCAGTTCCAGGACCGGCTCGCGGATGTGACGAGCGTCGTCAACGGCAGCCGCTCCGAACTGGATTCCGCCATCACCACACTGTCGGAGGCTGTCGGTGAGGTCCAGCGTTTCATCGAGGGCTCGCGGACCCAGACCGCGGAGCAGGTCCAGCGACTGGCCAACGTCACGCAGGTGTTGGCAGACGACAGCATGGTCGTCAAGAACATCCTGCATGCGGCACCCAATGCCCTTGTCAACGGCTACAACATCTACAACCCCGATTCCGGTGGCCCGCGTGGGTCGTTCGCGCTCAACAACTTCTCCAACCCGGTGACACTGATCTGCTCCTCGATCGCGGCAGTCGAGAATGTCACCGCCGAGGAGTCCGGGAAAGCGTGTGCGCAGTACCTCGGACCCGCGCTGCGACTGATGAACTTCAACTACCTACCCCTGCCGTTCAACGCCTACCTGAGCCCGGCGCCACAGAACGTGATCTACTCCGAGCCCGGGCTGGCCCCGGGCGGCGGCGGAACTCCGCCCGCCGCGCCCGAAACCCCGCCCGCTGTGTCCGCTTACACCGGGATCGGTGATCAGCCGCCGCCGCCGGGATGGTCGGATCCCGCACACCCGCCCGGTGCGTACGCTCCGCACGGTCTGCCCGCCAACCCGCAGCCTGCCCTGTACCCCGGTGCCCCCATCCCGCCCGGTGTTCCGGCACCGGCGCAACCCGCGCCCAGCACCATCGGCGAGATGCTGCTGCCCGCTGAAGCCGCACCGGTCGCCCCGGCGCCGGAAGGAGCGCCGTAA
- a CDS encoding MCE family protein translates to MPRRSVTTVRRWAAVASCVAVTATGCAFDGLNSLPLPGTVGTGADAVIYHLRIANIGTLESNSPVMLNDVVVGAVRKMTVSDWHADVDVSVKPGVVVPANAVATVGQTSLLGSMHVALDPPVGEEPAGRLQPGANVPVDRTSTYPSTEQTLSSLSLVVNGGGLTQIGDIIHNFNTALDGRQIQIRDLLTRMNTVVGILDAQRDNIIATISALNRLAGTFAGQKEVLTAALERIPPALEVLNRQRPRFTTALEKLGVFSDTATQLIDDSQDDIVRNLTNLEPTVKALADVGPDLATALGYLPTYPYTQEFIDRGIRGDYMNQFIVFDFTIPRLKSGMLLGTRWGEPGASLVPAPGDPWYSSYTLDPLQAPVTPIPAEVAVAPPLIDPPQSEVGPPAASPPPAPGGVPPAGGGS, encoded by the coding sequence ATGCCGCGTCGATCTGTCACGACAGTGCGCAGATGGGCTGCTGTCGCATCGTGTGTTGCCGTGACGGCAACGGGTTGCGCCTTCGACGGCCTGAACTCGCTCCCGCTGCCCGGCACAGTCGGCACCGGTGCGGATGCGGTGATCTACCACCTCAGAATCGCCAATATCGGCACGCTGGAATCCAATTCCCCGGTGATGCTGAACGATGTCGTCGTCGGTGCGGTGCGCAAGATGACAGTGAGCGACTGGCACGCCGACGTGGACGTCTCGGTGAAGCCGGGTGTCGTGGTACCGGCCAATGCGGTCGCCACGGTCGGTCAGACCAGTCTGCTCGGATCCATGCACGTGGCGCTTGATCCGCCGGTGGGGGAGGAGCCGGCAGGCCGGCTGCAGCCCGGCGCGAATGTTCCCGTGGACAGAACGTCGACGTATCCGTCGACCGAGCAGACCCTGTCGTCGCTGTCGCTGGTCGTCAACGGCGGAGGACTGACTCAGATCGGCGACATCATCCACAATTTCAACACCGCGCTCGACGGCCGCCAGATCCAGATTCGAGATCTGCTGACCCGGATGAACACCGTGGTGGGCATCCTGGATGCGCAGCGAGACAACATCATCGCCACAATCAGCGCACTCAATCGGCTGGCAGGGACTTTCGCCGGACAGAAAGAGGTGCTCACCGCCGCGCTGGAGCGGATTCCCCCCGCGCTGGAAGTACTGAACCGGCAGCGGCCGCGGTTCACCACCGCGCTGGAGAAACTGGGCGTGTTCAGCGACACCGCAACACAATTGATCGACGATTCACAAGACGACATCGTGCGAAACCTGACGAACCTCGAGCCGACCGTCAAGGCGCTGGCCGACGTCGGCCCGGACCTGGCGACCGCACTCGGGTACCTGCCGACCTATCCCTACACGCAGGAGTTCATCGACCGCGGGATCCGCGGCGATTATATGAATCAGTTCATCGTCTTCGACTTCACGATTCCACGGCTCAAGAGCGGGATGCTCCTGGGTACCCGCTGGGGTGAACCAGGAGCTTCACTGGTCCCCGCGCCGGGCGACCCGTGGTACTCGTCATACACGCTCGACCCGTTGCAGGCGCCGGTGACGCCGATCCCGGCGGAGGTGGCGGTCGCGCCACCGCTGATCGACCCCCCGCAGAGTGAGGTCGGTCCACCTGCTGCATCGCCGCCACCTGCACCGGGCGGGGTCCCGCCGGCCGGAGGTGGAAGCTGA